The genomic window GACAATGGAAAAATAGTCGTCAAGATGATGGGGGTTTATTGCGGGGAAAACCTCTATTTGATGCCGAAATATGGTTAATGCAACGCCCGACAGAAATTAGTAATTATGAACAAGATTTTATTAATTTAAGTTTAGCACTGCGGCAAAGAGAAGAACAAAAAGAACTTAATGCTAAAAGAACAAAAATTATCGGCTTGACTGGAGGAATAATAGTAACTTCAATATTCGCTTGCTTCGCCTTATTTCAATGGCAACAAGCCGATTTTCAACGTCAACAAGCACAAATTAACGAGTTAAAATCCCTAAGTCTTGCAGGGAAATCTCTAATTAACTCAGGAGATGAAATAGCAGGATTAATACCCATATTAAAAAGTTTGACAAGTTTAAAAACATTAACTAATTTAGATAACAGCACCAACATAGATATATTAGGTAATAATCTCGAAGTTATCAATCAAATCCGCGAATACAACCGCTTAACAGGACATCCAGACGAAGTTGCCAGTCTTAACTTCAGTTCTAACGGTCAGATATTAGCATCAGCCAGCCGAAACCAAATTAAGCTATGGGGACGCAAGGGAAATTTACTGCAAACCCTGACAGTAAATAATAATGATATTTTTAGTGTAATTATGAGCCACGATAATCAATATTTAATAGCGGCTAGTTTTGACAATAAAATTACTGTTTGGCGATATAATCCTGCAATCAATTTATTTGTAGAGAAACCTATTTTAAATTTTATCGAAAAAGATGGATTATTGGCAGTTAGCATTAGCCCTGATGGTAAAACTCTAGCAACTGCTACAAAAACAGGTCAAGTCAAATTCTGGACAATTGATGGTAAACTTTTAAAAACTATTTCTGCCCATAGTCAAAAAATCTGGCATTTAAGTTTTAGTGCAGATGGTCAAAAATTGGCAACTGCCAGTGCTGATAATACTGTAAAACTTTGGAACACAGAAGGCAAGTTATTAACAACTTTACAAGGTCATAGTGATGAAGTTTTCAGTGTTAATTTTAGTCCCAATAGTCAACTTATAGTTACTGGCAGCAAAGATAAAAATGTGAAGTTATGGGATTTAACAGGTAAGCTATTACATACATTTACTGCTCATAACGATGAAGTTTTAGATGTCCGTTTTAGTCCAGATAGTGAATTAATCGCCTCTGCAAGTGCTGATGATACAGTCAGAGTTTGGAGTATTAAACAACAAAAAGAACTCTACAAATTTTCAGGACATGGTGGTAAAGCATCAGAGGTGAGTTTTAGTCCTGATGGTCAAATCTTAGCAAGTGCAAGTGCAGATAAGACAGTCAAACTTTGGCGTTTGCAGGGTATTTTACCAACTTTTACTGGTAATTATGTGAGTATCAGTCCAGATGGGGAAACTATTGCAGTTAGTAATGAAGAAGGTATTATCACCCTGCGACGACGGGATGGGACATTACTACAAAGTTTTAAAGCACACACCACAGAAATTATCAAAGTAATTTTTCACCCCAAAAGTAAAAATCTAGTCAGTATCGGTAAGGATAATCAAATTAAACTTTGGGATTTATCAGGAAACTTATTAAAAAGTTGGCAAGGACACGATCTTAGTCATCAGAATACATTGGACTTTGCACCTATTCAAGATATTAGCTTTAGTCCTGATGGTAATCAGATTGTCACGATTAGCAGAATTGACAACAAAGTAAAATTTTGGAATCTCGAAGGTAATTTATTAAAAACTTGGCAGAATGATAATCAGTTTTTAACCAGCATTAACTTTAGTCCAGATGGTAAAACTTTAGCAACATCTGGGGATAAAACAGTAAAGCTGTGGAATTTGTCGGGGGATTTATTAAAAACTTTATCAGGACATGAAGATAATATAGCCACCGTAAATTTTAGTCCTGATGGAAGAATAATTGCGACGGCGGCGGCTGATAAAACTGTGAAGATTTGGCATAGTCAAACTGGTGAAATGCTACGCAGTTTATCGCATAATGATAGTGTATCTAGTATTGCTTTTAGTCATAACAGCAAAGTTATAGTTACAGCCAGTGGGGACAAAATTAGGTTTTGGAATTTGGATGGAGAATTACTGTATACTCTTGCAGGACATAAAGGGGAAGTTTTTCAAGTTAATTTGAGTTTAGATGGGAACTTTCTGGCTTCTGTACACATCGGGAATCATGTGATTTTATGGAATTTAGATATTCATGATTTACAACAACTTAGTTGTGATTGGTTGCAAGACTACTTGACGACAAATCAAGATTTAAATGTTGATGAACACCATATTTGTAATTGAGCATTATAAAATCATATTTGCACTAGTAAGTAGAACGGTGTAAATAATTAAAGGTTTGTAGTGAGGACTTTAGTCCTCTAATAAGGACTGAAGTCCTTACTACGAACTAGATGCCAAGCTTTTTACATTCCTTCACATAGTTTGGTTTTTTCAAGTCGTTCTACTTAATCACCAAAACTCAGAATTTCGATAATTACGAATTAATATCATGTTCTGTCTCAAAATACCCGTTACTTGTCTCAGCCTGATAATTGCTACCTTTACTACCTATAGCGTAGTAATTTCCCAAGTTGAAGCATCCCCCATCCCTACCCAACAACAGACAGCTACCAACTGGCTGTTAGAAGGTCAAAGCAAAATTAAGCAACAAGATTATTCAGGGGCGTTATCAGATTTCACACAAGCTATTGCAATTGACCCCCAAAATGCCGAAGCCTATTATCACCGAGGTTTAGTTTATCTTCAATACACTCAAGAAAGATACTTCCATCCAGATGGCAGTATAGCAGGATGTGAAAGAGTTGATGGTTTAAGAATTTCTTGCCCTGTTGAACTGATAGATAAGGTTGCAGAATATAGAGATTTAGGTATTGCCGATTTTAGTCAAGCAATTCTACTGAATCCCCGATATGCAGCAGCTTATCATCAGAGGGGTTTAATTGAAGAGGAGACAGAAAAAAAGTTAGTAGATTTTCAAGTTGCAAAAGAACTGTATCAGCAACAAAGTTTAGAGTTGTTAAAAACCGATAAGTTTGCAGAAACTCTAACTATATGGGAGACTATTGATGAATTAGACAACAAAACTCAATCACTCAGTAGATTGCAAGTATTACAAGCATCGCAAGACCTGAAAAATCCTATAAATTCTTCTACTGTTTCCCCTGAATTGTGCGAACAATTAGAACAGCAAGGGCGTATGGCTTTGAGAAATGGCGATGTGAATAAAGCACTTCAAAGATATAAGAGGTTGGTTAGCAAGTGTCAAGATGCGAAATATCAAAGGATACGAAAAGTTATTGAAGCACTGGAAAAAAATCGTAATTAAGTCACACACTATATATTTATAATCTTATAGGTCTTGAGCCGATTAGTATCAGCATCAATCACCAATTATTTGATTTTCAATTGTTTTAATAAGTTCATAACTACTTCATACCTAGCAGTATCTCCTTGAGTTTGAAAAAGTCGGGCTGCTTGCTGTAAATCTTGAACTGCTTTCTGTTTATTATCCTTTTCAAGATAAACTAATCCTCGACGTGCGTAAGCATGAGCTAACTCAGGATTAATGGCAATGGCTTTATCATAATCGGCGATAGCCAAATCCATTTTTTTTAGGTCATAGTAAAGAAGACCCCGATTGTAATAAGCAGCAGCTAACTCAGGATTAATGGCAATAGCTTTATCATAATCAGTGATAGCCAAATCCATTTTTTTTAGGTCATAGTAAAGAAGACCCCGATTGATGTAAGCAAGAGCTAACTCAGGATTAATGGCAATAGTTTTATCATAATCAGCGATAGCCAAATCCCATTTTTTCAGTTCATAGTAAAGAATACCCCGATTGATGTAAGCAACAGCCAACTCAGGATTAATGGCAATGGCTTTATCATAATCAGCGATAGCCAAATCCCATTTTTTCAGTTCTTGGTAAAGAATACCCCGATTGATGTAAGCAACAGCCAACTCAGGATTAATGGCAATGGCTTTATCATAATCAGCGATAGCCAAATCCCATTTTTTCAGTTCTTTGTAAAGAATACCCCGATTGTAGTAAGCATCAGCTAACTCAGGATTAATGGCAATGGCTTTATCATAATTAGCGATAGCCAAATCCCATTTTTTCAGTTCTTGGTAAAGAATACCCCGATTGATGTAAGCAAGAGCTAACTCAGGATTAATGGCAATGGCTTTATCATAATCAGCGATAGCCAAATCCCATTTTTTCAGTTCATAGTAAAGAATACCCCGATTCAAAAAAAACGCAGCGCGGGGATTGAGTTGAATTGCTTTTTCTATTGCTACTTCTGCTGCTTTATAGCGTTTTAAATCCTTTAATAGTAGGTACTTTTCGTTATACAGGTTTGGGTTGTCTGGCTTGAGTTGAATTGCTTTTTCTATTGCTACTAACGCCTGCTCAAATTGATTTAATGTCCTATTAATTACACTGAGACTTTCCCAAGCAGCCTTAAAATCTGGTTTGAGTTCGGTTGCTGACTTCAATGCAGCTATAGCTTCTTGAGATTTTCCATCCCAATCTAACGCCAACCCCTTGCCATAATAAGCTAAATAAACAAATGATGGTTTTTGCTCAATCGCTTTATCAAAAGCTGCGACCGCTTCTGGATAACGTCGTAATCGCCACAATTGATTTCCTCTTTCTATCCATTGACTGGCTGTAGTATTTCCCGTGGATATATCTGTTGATAATATTGCTGATTGAATAGATTTGATTTGTTGATTATTTAGCCGGGTTGCAATGGTAGTTTCTACTTTTTGTGCTTGCACTCCTAATCTTGTTGCTAACCCTAAAAAGGTACTGGTAGGAATACCTAAACTATAGCCTAGTTGTACTTGACCTCTACTGCTACCACTATCTCCTGTTTTTTCATCAAAAGCTTGTTCCCCTTCTGCGCGTCCATGAATCCCAATCACTCGTCCCAGAGAATCTAATACTGGCCCGCCACTCATCCCCTCAAAGGTGATGCTGGTGTAAACTAACTCATATCCTCCAGTTAAGGAACTTGCTGTTTGTAATCCACTTACATTTTCACTTTTAAAATCTGATTGACGAATCGTTACTAATCCCTGTTCTTTTTCAAAAATTGTCCCCATTGTTAACCGCCAAGGCGAACTATTTCCTAGTTGGGGATACCCAGCAGTGAAAATATAATCATTATCATTGGGATTGTAATTTGCTAAAGTTGCAACTTGATAATTCTCTTGACTAGCAGTGAATTTGACAACTGCCAAATCTACACCTATTTCTACTTTAATTGTGTTGTTGTCTACTTGATATGTCTTACCATCTACTGCAACTATTTCATAATTGCAGTTATTACATATCTTATTAGCATCATCGGGTGCAGAAAAGACATGGGCTGATGTCAAAACTGTATAAGTATTGCCATCTTTAGCAATGATAACTCCTGAACCGTTACCACCGCTTTTATTCTGAATTTTAACTGTAAATTGTTTAGCTTTTTGTTCTAATTCTCCCAACCATCCTGTGAGTTGCGGTTGTGGTAGGCTATCCCGCACATTTGGTAAAGGGAGAGAGTAAGCTGTTAATGTTGCTTGGTCTACCCTCGCCAGGAAAGTGGAAACTGGTATTCCCCAACTGACTGTTCGCATTTGTTGAATTTCTGCTTCTGTAGGTTTTGTCCCATCTGCATAGGTATAGCCTGTGTTAAATAGGGGGTAAGCACTTTTACCATTGATACCTATGAGTTCTCCGCGACTGTTGATAATTGCACCACCACTCATTCCTTGTTCGATGTCGCTGGTGTAACCAATTTGGTAGCCTTCTTTGAGTGGTCTATCTGGTATTTGTTCTACTGTTCCCGTGCGATAGACTATTTCTCTTTTTTCGCTAGAATATCCGGCGGCGGTTACTGGTGTTTGCTTGTAGGGGATGAAGTCGGCGATTTTTCTCAGGCAATAATTTTGACTTGTTTGAAATTCTAACAGGGCTAGGTCGAGGTTTTCTAAGTTGCGGTTGGGAATGAGTTTTGCTGTGTGGTTTTTTTTGTCTGTGGTTTGTAGTTGAATATTATTCACACCTCTAATTACATGGGCGTTGGTGACGACTAAGTAAGTATTACCTTGTTTGGCGATTAGTGTTCCTGAACCGCCGTTGCTGTCCCCGATAATTCTGACTGTGTTTTGGCTGGCTAGGGTTTGCAGTTGTTGTGGGGAGTATTCGCCGGTTTCTGGTAGGGCGGGTTCTATTTCGCAGGTTTGGGGTGAGTTTTCTTTTGCTGCGACGGGGATGGGTAAAAGGGTTAAGCAGGCGATAAGAATAATTGCTTTTTTCATGGAAAATGGTTAAATAATTCGTAATTCGTAATTCGTAATGGACTTCGTCCCGCTCCGCTAACGTAATTCGTAGTTAAATGTAGGGTGTGTTACGGCATTTTCAGGATTTGAGTATGAGCGACAGTATAAATTGCCGTA from Nostoc sp. UHCC 0870 includes these protein-coding regions:
- a CDS encoding tetratricopeptide repeat protein; the encoded protein is MFCLKIPVTCLSLIIATFTTYSVVISQVEASPIPTQQQTATNWLLEGQSKIKQQDYSGALSDFTQAIAIDPQNAEAYYHRGLVYLQYTQERYFHPDGSIAGCERVDGLRISCPVELIDKVAEYRDLGIADFSQAILLNPRYAAAYHQRGLIEEETEKKLVDFQVAKELYQQQSLELLKTDKFAETLTIWETIDELDNKTQSLSRLQVLQASQDLKNPINSSTVSPELCEQLEQQGRMALRNGDVNKALQRYKRLVSKCQDAKYQRIRKVIEALEKNRN
- a CDS encoding nSTAND1 domain-containing NTPase, with translation MNKLVVLTLDGDFPEGFRVSLEIGEDGSYPDVELNDNALKLPSLPTLPHIYQEWSNSYRSLDGYRIKPKKNQITNVKFQALKQECHAQTDILKQKFITWLQAESFRTIKEVCLTHLNITDEVRVIIRTNETQQRKLPWHLWDLFESYLHAEVAFSSLSSQRFQKSLRLNTRILIILGNSEGINVKEDEKLLKKYCQAAEIVVLAEPTPAELNQYLWDDTGWDMIFFSGHSRTESAKGRIFLNRTDSLTMDELRYGLQTAVTKGLQLAFFNSCDGLGIAAELESLHIPQIIVMREPVPDKVANQFLKYFLEEFTKGKSFYKSVNIARKKLQGLETEYPCASWLPVIVQNLLSTPPTWQSMGTVAKCPYRGLAAFQEADAAYFYGRETVTQQLVTAVKQKNLVAVVGASGSGKSSVVFAGLVPQLKRDKSHHWQIVSFRPGNNPLESLAIALSQEIGNRERLQELELEVELRNSDVCDGLRLRTLQNFLESSIIASPKSHIVLIADQFEELYTLCQDAEERRIFLDHLLNAVKTVPNFTLVITLRADFFGEALSYRPLSDALQDAQLNLGAMNAVELESAIAQPAHSLNVQLEPGLTQRLIDAVLESPSHLPLLEFTLTQLWQQQQQGWLTHQAYTDIGGIETALASHANLIYTQLSTADKEKVQQIFIQLVQPGEHNADVRRLATREEIGEANWHLVAQLADARLVVTNRNELTKIETVEIIHETLIKHWRTFKQWMINHGEFRRWQEQLRVNIRQWKNSRQDDGGLLRGKPLFDAEIWLMQRPTEISNYEQDFINLSLALRQREEQKELNAKRTKIIGLTGGIIVTSIFACFALFQWQQADFQRQQAQINELKSLSLAGKSLINSGDEIAGLIPILKSLTSLKTLTNLDNSTNIDILGNNLEVINQIREYNRLTGHPDEVASLNFSSNGQILASASRNQIKLWGRKGNLLQTLTVNNNDIFSVIMSHDNQYLIAASFDNKITVWRYNPAINLFVEKPILNFIEKDGLLAVSISPDGKTLATATKTGQVKFWTIDGKLLKTISAHSQKIWHLSFSADGQKLATASADNTVKLWNTEGKLLTTLQGHSDEVFSVNFSPNSQLIVTGSKDKNVKLWDLTGKLLHTFTAHNDEVLDVRFSPDSELIASASADDTVRVWSIKQQKELYKFSGHGGKASEVSFSPDGQILASASADKTVKLWRLQGILPTFTGNYVSISPDGETIAVSNEEGIITLRRRDGTLLQSFKAHTTEIIKVIFHPKSKNLVSIGKDNQIKLWDLSGNLLKSWQGHDLSHQNTLDFAPIQDISFSPDGNQIVTISRIDNKVKFWNLEGNLLKTWQNDNQFLTSINFSPDGKTLATSGDKTVKLWNLSGDLLKTLSGHEDNIATVNFSPDGRIIATAAADKTVKIWHSQTGEMLRSLSHNDSVSSIAFSHNSKVIVTASGDKIRFWNLDGELLYTLAGHKGEVFQVNLSLDGNFLASVHIGNHVILWNLDIHDLQQLSCDWLQDYLTTNQDLNVDEHHICN
- a CDS encoding tetratricopeptide repeat protein, which translates into the protein MKKAIILIACLTLLPIPVAAKENSPQTCEIEPALPETGEYSPQQLQTLASQNTVRIIGDSNGGSGTLIAKQGNTYLVVTNAHVIRGVNNIQLQTTDKKNHTAKLIPNRNLENLDLALLEFQTSQNYCLRKIADFIPYKQTPVTAAGYSSEKREIVYRTGTVEQIPDRPLKEGYQIGYTSDIEQGMSGGAIINSRGELIGINGKSAYPLFNTGYTYADGTKPTEAEIQQMRTVSWGIPVSTFLARVDQATLTAYSLPLPNVRDSLPQPQLTGWLGELEQKAKQFTVKIQNKSGGNGSGVIIAKDGNTYTVLTSAHVFSAPDDANKICNNCNYEIVAVDGKTYQVDNNTIKVEIGVDLAVVKFTASQENYQVATLANYNPNDNDYIFTAGYPQLGNSSPWRLTMGTIFEKEQGLVTIRQSDFKSENVSGLQTASSLTGGYELVYTSITFEGMSGGPVLDSLGRVIGIHGRAEGEQAFDEKTGDSGSSRGQVQLGYSLGIPTSTFLGLATRLGVQAQKVETTIATRLNNQQIKSIQSAILSTDISTGNTTASQWIERGNQLWRLRRYPEAVAAFDKAIEQKPSFVYLAYYGKGLALDWDGKSQEAIAALKSATELKPDFKAAWESLSVINRTLNQFEQALVAIEKAIQLKPDNPNLYNEKYLLLKDLKRYKAAEVAIEKAIQLNPRAAFFLNRGILYYELKKWDLAIADYDKAIAINPELALAYINRGILYQELKKWDLAIANYDKAIAINPELADAYYNRGILYKELKKWDLAIADYDKAIAINPELAVAYINRGILYQELKKWDLAIADYDKAIAINPELAVAYINRGILYYELKKWDLAIADYDKTIAINPELALAYINRGLLYYDLKKMDLAITDYDKAIAINPELAAAYYNRGLLYYDLKKMDLAIADYDKAIAINPELAHAYARRGLVYLEKDNKQKAVQDLQQAARLFQTQGDTARYEVVMNLLKQLKIK